The following proteins come from a genomic window of Blastococcus sp. HT6-30:
- a CDS encoding SGNH/GDSL hydrolase family protein codes for MAFSALRLLLLGDSLAFGTGAARPADALGPRLARALTDDGFDVDLHVLAVPGAVSAGLADQVRRALPLSADLAVVVVGANDLARFVPAEQAATALSAAVTALRAAGTDVVVVPAPDMSMVPFVPPALRALVRGACAVLQRRQSQVATTGGATVAPVAAEVARAFSADPALFSPDRFHPSSAGYARIAGVLAPYVLAAARARRGDAAA; via the coding sequence GTGGCTTTCTCCGCCCTCCGCCTGCTCCTCCTCGGTGACTCCCTCGCCTTCGGCACCGGTGCCGCCCGCCCCGCCGACGCCCTCGGCCCGCGGCTGGCCCGGGCGCTGACCGACGACGGGTTCGACGTCGACCTGCACGTGCTCGCCGTCCCCGGCGCCGTCTCGGCCGGGCTGGCCGACCAGGTGCGCCGCGCCCTGCCCCTGTCCGCCGACCTCGCCGTCGTGGTCGTCGGCGCCAACGACCTCGCCCGGTTCGTGCCGGCCGAGCAGGCCGCGACCGCGCTCTCGGCCGCGGTGACCGCTCTGCGGGCCGCGGGCACCGATGTCGTGGTGGTTCCGGCGCCGGACATGTCGATGGTGCCGTTCGTGCCGCCGGCACTGCGGGCGCTGGTCCGGGGCGCCTGCGCGGTGCTCCAGCGGCGGCAGTCGCAGGTGGCGACCACCGGCGGTGCCACGGTGGCGCCGGTGGCCGCCGAGGTCGCGCGCGCCTTCTCGGCCGACCCGGCGCTGTTCTCACCCGACCGGTTCCACCCGTCCTCGGCCGGCTACGCGCGCATCGCCGGGGTGCTCGCCCCGTACGTGCTGGCCGCGGCCCGCGCCCGGCGGGGCGACGCCGCGGCCTGA
- a CDS encoding crotonase/enoyl-CoA hydratase family protein — translation MVDDDDKVLVERRGAVQVITINRPSARNALDGGVARAVAAAVDELDADGDLRAGVLTGAGGTFSSGMDLKAFLRGESPSIEGRGLCGITRTPPHKPLVAAVEGWALAGGFELVLACDLVVAGRGARFGVPEVKRSLVAAGGAALLLPQRVPRAIALELLLTGDPVDAERAAAVGLVNRVVDDGAAVEAAVALAEVIAANGPLAVAATKQVVLSAPSWPVEEAWERQEQIVRPVFGSEDAREGSTAFAERRPPVWRGR, via the coding sequence ATGGTCGACGACGACGACAAGGTCCTGGTGGAGCGCCGCGGCGCCGTCCAGGTGATCACGATCAACCGGCCGTCCGCGCGCAACGCCCTCGACGGCGGCGTCGCCCGGGCGGTCGCCGCCGCGGTGGACGAGCTCGACGCCGACGGCGACCTGCGGGCGGGCGTGCTCACCGGGGCCGGTGGCACCTTCTCGTCCGGAATGGACCTCAAGGCCTTCCTCCGCGGCGAGAGCCCGTCGATCGAGGGCCGGGGTCTGTGCGGCATCACCCGCACGCCGCCGCACAAGCCCCTGGTCGCCGCCGTCGAGGGCTGGGCGCTGGCCGGCGGCTTCGAGCTGGTCCTCGCCTGCGACCTCGTGGTGGCCGGCCGCGGGGCCCGGTTCGGGGTGCCGGAGGTGAAGCGCTCGCTGGTCGCGGCCGGCGGGGCGGCGCTGCTCCTGCCGCAGCGGGTGCCACGCGCGATCGCCCTGGAGCTGCTCCTGACGGGGGACCCGGTGGACGCCGAGCGCGCGGCGGCGGTGGGCCTGGTCAACCGGGTGGTCGACGACGGAGCGGCGGTGGAGGCAGCGGTCGCCCTCGCCGAGGTGATCGCCGCCAACGGCCCGCTGGCGGTCGCCGCGACCAAGCAGGTCGTGCTGTCGGCGCCATCCTGGCCGGTGGAGGAGGCGTGGGAGCGCCAGGAGCAGATCGTCCGCCCGGTGTTCGGCTCGGAGGACGCCCGGGAGGGGTCGACCGCATTCGCCGAACGCCGCCCGCCGGTGTGGCGAGGCCGCTGA